DNA from Stutzerimonas decontaminans:
TGACCGACATCGAGGCGGCGAGGAAGTCGAACTTGCCGGCGTTCAGCGCGGGAATGATGCCGTCCCAATCGGAGGTGACCACTTCGCACTCGGTTTGCATCTTGGCGCAGAGTGCGTGGGCGATGTCCAGGTCGAAGCCGACCACCTTGCCGCTGGCGTCGATCAGGTTGAAGGGTGGGTAAGCGCCTTCGGTACCAATCCGTAGTTTTTCCGCGGCGAATGCCTGGGTGCTGATGATCAGCGAGGCAGCAGCGGTCAGCAGGATCTTTTTATAGCTCTTCATGCGGTGTTGCTCCATTAGCGATGGCTGGACATGAATTGTTTACAGCGCGCCGATTGAGGGTTGTCAAATACCTGCTCGGGCGTTCCTTGCTCCTCGACCAGGCCCTGGTGGAGGAATACCACTTCGCTGGATACCTGCTTGGCGAAATTCATCTCGTGGGTGACGAGCAGCATAGTCCGGCCTTCCTCGGCGAGCGACCGAATCACTGCAAGCACTTCTTGTACCATTTCCGGGTCGAGCGCCGAGGTGGGCTCGTCGAACAGAATCACCTTGGGCTGCATCGCCAACGTGCGGGCGATCGCCGCGCGTTGCTGCTGACCACCAGAAAGCTGGTTGGGGTAGACGTGGCGTTTGTCGGCAATGCCGACCTTGGCCAGCAGGGCTTCGGCCACTTCGGTGGCTTCGGCCTTGCTCTGGCCGAGCACCCGGCGTGGGGCCTCGATGATGTTGTCGAGGATGGTCATGTGCGGCCAGAGGTTGAAGTTCTGGAACACGAAACCCAATTCGCTGCGAATCCGGTTGAGCTGCTTGCCGTCGGCAGCGACCAGGTCACCCTGCTTGTCGCGCTTCAGCTTGAGCTGCTCACCAGCCACCAGAATCTCGCCCTCATGGGGGTTCTCCAGCAGGTTGATGCACCGCAGGAAGGTGGATTTTCCGGAGCCTGAAGAGCCGAGGATGGAAATCACGTCGCCATCGCGGGCGGTCAGCGAAATGCCTTTGAGAACTTCCAGATCGCCGTAGCGCTTGTGCAGGTTGCGGATTTCCAGTGCAGGGATGGCCTCGGCCATGTGGGGTCCTCTTACAGACCGGCGAAGGCCGCCATGGTCTAGATATCTGATGGTGCGCTCCGCGCGAACTGCTCGCCGTCCTGGCGAGGCGCAAACCTAGCATGCGATGCGGCATGCGCCAAGCGCGATGCGGCGTTGAGCGGTATGACCGATCGGTCACGTTTCCCTGGCCAACGGTGCGACTCCATCTGTATAGATGAAATCAACGCTGCACGCGCGGGCGCACTCCGGTGCGTGGCGCAAATGGCAGGTTCGGCCCGTTCCGTGCGGGCGGAAGCTGAAACGGTCTCAGCTTGCTTCAGGCTTGGGCGCGTCCTGATCGTCGGAGAGCATTTCGTCGTGCTCGGCCATCTTCCACGGCAAGCTGCCCGGTGAGATGTGCAGGAAGTGCAGGTACTTCTCGAATTGGTCGAGTATGTCGCTGATGATGTCCGCCTGGTCGTATCCGTAGACGTCGTAATGCTGACCGCCGCGGCGCAGGAACACTTCGGCGCGATAGTATTGCTCGTCGGTCTCCGGATCCTCGGTTAGCGCGAACGCCGGCATGGCGTAACCGACCGCGCGGATCTCGTAGATGAAGTCCACCTGGTCGTCCTTGATGACCTCCAGGTAGAGCCGCGAATGAGCTTCATCGGTGTGCACTTCGGCAGCCCATTCCTGGCCGCTGAGTTCGCGCTGCACGCGGCGCATGGCTTTCAGTACCGTGGTGTTCATGAAGCCGTCGACCTCTTCCCGGCTGGGGAAGCTGACCATCCCGGCCAGGCGCTTCTTCCACAGCCCTGGTCCGGCATTGCTCGCCAGTCGGCTGCCCTGCATGTGGCTTTGCAGACTGGTTTCGTGGTGGCCTTCGATGACCAGTGCGCGCCACA
Protein-coding regions in this window:
- a CDS encoding ABC transporter ATP-binding protein gives rise to the protein MAEAIPALEIRNLHKRYGDLEVLKGISLTARDGDVISILGSSGSGKSTFLRCINLLENPHEGEILVAGEQLKLKRDKQGDLVAADGKQLNRIRSELGFVFQNFNLWPHMTILDNIIEAPRRVLGQSKAEATEVAEALLAKVGIADKRHVYPNQLSGGQQQRAAIARTLAMQPKVILFDEPTSALDPEMVQEVLAVIRSLAEEGRTMLLVTHEMNFAKQVSSEVVFLHQGLVEEQGTPEQVFDNPQSARCKQFMSSHR